In one window of Arthrobacter pascens DNA:
- a CDS encoding alpha-galactosidase produces the protein MSVLLTQTEGALPVIAHWGPRIHASDHDLVEYAGTGARTGMNVLSDVPYEAGILPEHSHGWGGLPGIRVHRGGSAWSPRLDVVSVAVDGETLAEGGGVQRESALVIIDANDEWAGIRVTLEIDLSDSGLLGTRVTLRNDGDNREHLDVVGVDPALRVPNDAREILDFSGRWGTEKIPQRHPVVFGSHTRESRRGRTGLDATTVIAIGTPGFDAGAGRVWLCHVGIGGNHQHAVERSDGYLAFRGGELLLPGEVRLASGESYVSPWVYGSFGVGLDAAAARYHGFLRERSRSSRRPRPVTLNVWEAVYFDQDFDTLSELATRAASLGVERYVLDDGWFLGRADDTAGLGDWIPDPVAWPDGLAPLAEHVRSLGMEFGLWVEPEMINEDSDLARAHPDWILQARPELPPRFRNQQVLDLTNPEAFAHILRVLDGLVTDHSVTYLKWDHNRDLIDAGHPATGASAVHDQTLAVYDLIDQLRQLHPELEIESCASGGGRVDLGILERTDRVHTSDNHDPLDRSRMLRWTGLLVPPEMLGSHVASAVSSVTGRTSDLHTRCAIAFLGHFGIEWDIRELNDAEAVILSQWISSYQEHRQLISTGRVVNDGDFDPDAPTLRGVVAADCSEAIYTIVTPPLSPDSRRRIRLPGLLAEARYRIESGRPGSLGPSWLSPLAGPVSRSRLRRRRAVLLREPSPGGGSGPADIPPGPGARIEACPHRRLTAEQGFC, from the coding sequence GTGTCAGTTCTCCTAACCCAGACGGAGGGTGCGCTGCCCGTGATTGCGCACTGGGGCCCTCGGATCCACGCGAGTGACCATGACCTCGTCGAATACGCGGGAACCGGCGCCAGGACAGGAATGAACGTGCTATCTGACGTGCCCTACGAGGCCGGCATCCTGCCCGAGCATTCGCACGGCTGGGGCGGTCTTCCGGGTATTAGGGTCCATCGCGGGGGCAGCGCGTGGTCACCGCGGCTGGATGTTGTCTCGGTGGCTGTGGACGGCGAAACGCTTGCCGAGGGTGGTGGGGTGCAGCGGGAGAGCGCCTTGGTAATCATTGATGCGAACGACGAATGGGCGGGAATTCGAGTCACATTGGAGATCGATCTCTCCGATTCTGGCCTGCTTGGGACGAGGGTGACCCTGCGCAATGATGGCGATAACCGCGAACATCTTGATGTAGTCGGAGTAGACCCTGCCCTGCGCGTGCCCAACGATGCGCGCGAAATACTGGATTTCTCGGGCCGCTGGGGCACCGAGAAGATCCCGCAGCGTCACCCTGTCGTCTTCGGCTCCCACACACGCGAGTCCCGCCGCGGCCGCACCGGTCTGGATGCAACGACGGTCATCGCCATCGGAACGCCAGGCTTCGACGCCGGCGCCGGCCGCGTATGGCTTTGCCATGTCGGCATCGGCGGTAACCACCAGCACGCAGTCGAGCGGAGCGACGGTTATCTGGCCTTCCGCGGCGGCGAACTGCTCCTGCCCGGTGAAGTGCGCCTTGCCAGCGGTGAGAGCTACGTATCCCCCTGGGTTTACGGCAGCTTCGGAGTGGGCCTGGACGCTGCCGCCGCCCGCTACCACGGCTTCTTACGGGAGCGCTCACGTTCTTCCCGTCGTCCCCGCCCCGTCACGCTCAACGTGTGGGAGGCCGTGTACTTCGACCAGGACTTCGACACGCTGTCAGAGCTTGCGACCCGCGCCGCCAGCCTCGGGGTCGAACGCTACGTGCTCGACGACGGCTGGTTCCTGGGCCGTGCCGACGATACCGCCGGTTTGGGCGATTGGATCCCGGACCCGGTGGCCTGGCCGGACGGTCTCGCCCCTCTCGCGGAGCACGTCCGCAGCCTTGGAATGGAGTTCGGCCTGTGGGTCGAGCCTGAGATGATCAATGAGGACTCAGACCTCGCCCGCGCGCACCCCGACTGGATCCTTCAGGCCCGTCCAGAACTGCCACCGCGTTTCCGCAATCAGCAGGTGCTCGATCTGACCAACCCCGAGGCCTTCGCGCATATTCTCCGCGTCCTCGACGGGCTGGTGACCGACCACTCCGTGACCTACCTCAAGTGGGATCACAACCGCGACCTGATCGATGCGGGCCACCCGGCGACAGGAGCGTCGGCCGTGCACGATCAAACACTCGCTGTGTACGACCTGATCGATCAGCTACGCCAGCTGCACCCTGAGCTCGAGATCGAGAGTTGCGCGTCGGGAGGCGGTCGCGTCGACCTCGGGATCCTTGAGCGCACCGACCGCGTGCACACCTCCGACAATCACGACCCCCTCGACCGCTCCCGGATGCTCCGGTGGACCGGGCTCCTCGTCCCGCCCGAGATGCTCGGTTCTCACGTCGCCTCAGCGGTCTCCTCCGTCACCGGGCGGACGAGTGACCTGCACACCCGCTGCGCCATCGCTTTCCTCGGTCATTTCGGCATCGAGTGGGATATCCGAGAGCTAAACGACGCGGAGGCGGTCATCCTTTCCCAATGGATCTCCTCGTATCAGGAGCATCGGCAACTCATCAGCACCGGCCGCGTCGTCAACGACGGCGACTTTGATCCAGACGCACCAACCTTGCGGGGCGTCGTAGCCGCCGACTGCTCGGAGGCGATCTACACGATCGTGACGCCGCCGCTGTCCCCGGATTCGCGACGTCGAATCCGCCTGCCAGGGCTTTTGGCAGAGGCCCGGTACCGCATCGAGTCCGGCCGCCCCGGCTCGCTCGGCCCCTCGTGGCTCAGCCCGCTGGCTGGACCAGTCAGCAGGTCTCGACTCCGACGCCGACGTGCCGTCCTACTCCGGGAGCCTTCTCCGGGAGGCGGGTCTGGACCTGCTGACATTCCACCCGGACCGGGCGCTCGTATTGAGGCTTGTCCGCATCGACGCCTGACCGCGGAACAGGGGTTCTGCTAG
- a CDS encoding FAD-dependent oxidoreductase, protein MSNPGETTSKRPLRVAIVGAGPAGVYAADILTKSNEVKDGDFEVSIDLFEAYPAPYGLIRYGVAPDHPRIKGIVNALHKVLDRGDIRFLGNVTYGRDLTLHDFRAFYDAVIFSTGAIKDADLPIPGIDLEGSFGGADFVSWYDGHPDVPREWPLDAKEIAVIGNGNVALDVARMLVKHPEELLSTEIPDNVYRCLKSSPVTDVHVFGRRGPAQVKFTPLELRELSHMNDVDIVLYPEDFEFDDASDDAIRSNNQIKTMVNTLTNWLVEEHAESDQPSSRRLHLHFLHSPVEIYDDGGSGKVAGIKFERMQLDGTGNVKGTGEFVDYPVEAVYRAIGYHGSPLDELEYDAKRGVVPNEGGRVLDPEGNPVPGIYATGWIKRGPVGLIGHTKGDALETIGFLLEDRLTLPPAQNPDPQAIIRLLEERGIEYTTWQGWIKLDAHEAALGAEWTDSDETDGVVRERIKVVPREEMINISRG, encoded by the coding sequence GTGTCCAACCCAGGCGAAACCACCTCCAAGCGTCCGCTCCGTGTTGCCATAGTCGGCGCAGGACCGGCGGGGGTCTATGCTGCGGATATCCTCACCAAGTCCAACGAGGTCAAGGACGGCGACTTCGAGGTCAGCATCGATCTCTTCGAGGCCTACCCGGCGCCCTATGGCCTGATCCGTTACGGCGTGGCCCCGGATCACCCGCGCATCAAGGGGATCGTCAACGCGCTGCACAAGGTCCTGGACCGCGGCGATATCCGCTTCCTGGGCAATGTCACCTACGGCCGGGACCTCACCCTCCACGACTTCCGCGCGTTCTACGACGCCGTCATCTTCTCCACTGGAGCCATCAAGGACGCCGACCTTCCCATCCCCGGGATCGACCTGGAAGGGTCCTTCGGCGGTGCTGACTTTGTTTCCTGGTACGACGGCCATCCGGACGTTCCCCGCGAGTGGCCGCTGGACGCCAAGGAAATAGCCGTCATCGGCAACGGGAACGTGGCTCTGGACGTTGCCCGGATGCTGGTCAAGCATCCGGAAGAACTGCTCAGCACCGAGATCCCGGATAACGTCTACCGCTGCCTGAAGAGCTCCCCGGTCACGGACGTGCACGTCTTCGGCCGCCGCGGGCCCGCCCAGGTGAAGTTCACGCCCCTTGAACTGCGTGAGCTGAGCCACATGAACGACGTGGACATTGTGCTGTACCCGGAGGACTTCGAATTCGATGACGCCTCCGATGATGCCATCCGCAGCAACAACCAGATCAAGACCATGGTGAACACGCTGACCAACTGGCTGGTGGAGGAACACGCGGAGTCGGATCAGCCGTCGTCCCGCCGGCTGCACCTGCACTTCCTGCACAGCCCTGTCGAGATATACGACGACGGCGGGTCCGGGAAGGTGGCAGGGATCAAGTTTGAGCGGATGCAGCTTGACGGTACCGGGAACGTCAAGGGGACCGGCGAGTTCGTCGACTATCCCGTCGAGGCTGTCTACCGGGCCATCGGCTACCACGGCTCCCCGTTGGATGAACTGGAATACGACGCCAAGCGCGGAGTGGTTCCCAATGAAGGCGGCCGGGTGCTGGACCCCGAGGGCAATCCGGTTCCGGGGATCTATGCCACGGGCTGGATCAAGCGCGGGCCGGTCGGACTGATCGGCCACACCAAGGGCGACGCCTTGGAGACCATCGGCTTCCTGCTGGAGGACCGGCTGACCCTTCCCCCGGCGCAGAACCCGGATCCGCAGGCGATCATCCGCCTCCTCGAGGAACGGGGGATCGAGTACACCACGTGGCAGGGCTGGATCAAGCTGGACGCCCACGAGGCTGCGCTGGGCGCCGAATGGACGGACTCGGATGAGACTGACGGCGTGGTCCGGGAACGCATCAAGGTTGTGCCTCGCGAGGAAATGATCAACATCTCCCGCGGCTAG
- a CDS encoding TetR/AcrR family transcriptional regulator, with protein sequence MNVEGGTTRRYDNRRRASTAADTGRRILEATRDLFAERPLSDITLIAVADHAGVTVQTVIRRFGDRSGLIDATVEHAAAQVMAQRDAAPVGNVPAAVDNLLEHYETTGALVLKMLAEEETSPAVAEMTETGRRLHRRWCERVFAPFLEGEFLPDGADRDRRLAQFVALCDVYTWKLLRLDAGLSRDQVALSLTEMLESFTRRP encoded by the coding sequence ATGAATGTGGAGGGGGGAACAACCCGACGCTATGACAACCGGAGACGGGCTTCCACCGCCGCTGACACCGGGCGTCGGATCCTCGAGGCGACACGAGACCTTTTCGCGGAAAGACCGCTCTCGGATATCACCCTGATCGCGGTGGCTGACCATGCCGGAGTCACGGTGCAGACGGTTATCCGCCGCTTCGGCGACCGCAGTGGGCTTATCGATGCGACCGTCGAGCACGCCGCTGCGCAGGTGATGGCCCAGCGCGATGCCGCGCCCGTCGGCAACGTCCCCGCCGCCGTCGACAACCTGCTGGAACACTATGAGACCACCGGCGCCCTTGTCTTGAAGATGCTGGCCGAGGAGGAAACCTCCCCGGCCGTGGCGGAAATGACGGAAACCGGCAGGCGCCTGCACCGCCGGTGGTGCGAGCGGGTTTTCGCCCCGTTCCTTGAGGGCGAATTCCTGCCGGACGGGGCGGATCGGGACCGCCGTCTTGCCCAGTTCGTCGCTCTCTGCGACGTCTACACCTGGAAACTGCTCCGCCTGGACGCGGGCCTGAGCCGTGACCAGGTGGCCCTTTCCTTAACCGAAATGCTTGAGTCCTTCACCCGGAGGCCATGA
- the rarD gene encoding EamA family transporter RarD has product MGFVPTPHGSVSSTAAGAAPGLSGEPAPGTGKPGKAANGGQAGLKPVDKETTAGILFGVAAYSAWGLLPLYFLALMPANAVEIVANRVVWSLLFCVLLITATRSWPLLRAAFRDRSVFGTLTIAAALIAVNWLTYTYGVTTGQAVEASLGYFINPLVSVLLGVFVLKEKLRPLQWAAVGIGFVAVVVLTVSYGKLPWIALTLAVSFGLYGFVKKRVGPKVDAVTSLSVETMVLAPLAAATMVFLGLTGSATLTSQGPGHFWLLVASGVITAVPLLSFGASARRLPMTTIGLLQYFAPVLQFVVAVAVFREAMTLDRWIGFGVVWLALLVLTVDMLSAARKNSVAKKLARA; this is encoded by the coding sequence ATTGGTTTCGTGCCTACTCCCCATGGATCCGTCTCCTCCACTGCCGCCGGCGCCGCTCCCGGGTTGTCCGGCGAACCGGCCCCTGGAACAGGGAAGCCGGGCAAGGCTGCGAATGGCGGCCAGGCCGGCCTTAAGCCGGTAGACAAAGAGACGACGGCGGGAATCCTGTTCGGCGTCGCGGCCTACAGTGCCTGGGGGCTGCTGCCCTTGTATTTCCTTGCGCTGATGCCGGCCAACGCCGTCGAGATCGTGGCGAACCGCGTGGTCTGGTCGTTGCTGTTCTGCGTCCTGCTGATCACTGCCACCCGCTCCTGGCCCCTGCTGCGGGCAGCCTTCCGGGACCGTTCGGTCTTTGGCACCCTTACCATCGCCGCCGCCCTCATTGCGGTTAACTGGCTGACCTACACGTACGGCGTGACCACCGGGCAGGCCGTTGAAGCGTCACTGGGCTATTTCATCAACCCGCTCGTGTCCGTCCTGCTGGGCGTGTTTGTCCTCAAGGAGAAGCTGCGTCCGCTCCAGTGGGCCGCCGTCGGAATCGGTTTCGTGGCAGTTGTGGTGCTAACTGTGTCCTACGGCAAACTGCCGTGGATCGCCCTGACCCTGGCCGTCAGCTTTGGCCTGTACGGCTTTGTGAAGAAGCGCGTGGGTCCGAAGGTCGACGCCGTGACAAGCCTCAGCGTGGAAACGATGGTCCTTGCCCCGCTCGCGGCCGCCACCATGGTTTTCCTGGGTCTGACGGGTTCTGCCACCTTGACCAGCCAAGGACCTGGCCATTTCTGGCTCCTGGTTGCCTCCGGCGTCATCACCGCCGTACCGCTGCTTTCCTTTGGCGCCTCCGCCCGCCGGCTGCCGATGACCACCATCGGGCTGCTGCAGTACTTCGCCCCGGTCCTGCAGTTCGTCGTGGCCGTGGCTGTCTTCCGGGAGGCCATGACGCTGGACCGCTGGATCGGATTCGGCGTGGTGTGGCTGGCACTGCTGGTCCTCACGGTGGACATGCTCAGCGCCGCACGGAAGAACTCGGTGGCGAAGAAGCTGGCCCGCGCCTAG
- a CDS encoding DNA topoisomerase IB, translating to MRLRRSNASGRGYRRVRVGRGFSYRDLDGSTLPPGPVRDRLESIAIPPAWTDVWISPFENGHIQATGLDAVGRRQYIYHPEWRERKDRVKFDRALQLAESLPTARRLVTLDLRSDGISRERVLAAAFRMLDSASLRVGSERYTNENGSHGLATLLCAHVQVRKDYLFLSFPAKSGKDWESVIRDADLAPLVRVLKRRGGNARLLAYKDGRRWRPVTSADINAYVKERTGSDFTAKDFRTLRGTVAAAVSLARSGPQRTEAKRKRAISVAMQEAAVVLGNTPSIARKSYVDPRLLDHFAAGETIDPKRLDSAEAELRALLYREGDVVPLRKSG from the coding sequence ATGAGGCTCCGGCGCAGCAACGCCTCAGGCCGGGGCTACCGCAGGGTACGCGTCGGCCGGGGTTTCAGCTACCGTGACCTGGATGGTTCCACCCTGCCCCCGGGGCCCGTCCGGGACAGACTGGAAAGCATCGCCATCCCGCCCGCCTGGACTGACGTGTGGATATCCCCTTTCGAAAACGGGCACATCCAGGCGACGGGCCTTGACGCGGTGGGGCGGCGGCAGTACATCTACCACCCGGAATGGCGCGAGCGGAAGGACCGGGTGAAGTTCGACCGCGCCCTCCAGCTGGCCGAGTCGCTTCCCACGGCCCGCCGGCTCGTGACGCTCGACCTTCGAAGTGACGGCATCTCGCGGGAGCGTGTGCTCGCTGCGGCTTTCAGGATGCTGGACAGCGCGTCCCTCCGGGTGGGATCGGAACGCTACACCAACGAGAACGGCAGCCACGGCCTGGCTACCCTGCTGTGCGCCCACGTCCAGGTGCGGAAGGACTACTTGTTTTTGAGCTTTCCGGCCAAGAGCGGAAAGGACTGGGAATCGGTCATCCGCGATGCCGATCTCGCCCCGCTGGTGCGCGTGCTCAAACGCCGCGGAGGCAACGCGCGGCTCCTGGCTTACAAGGACGGCCGGAGGTGGAGGCCGGTCACCAGCGCCGACATCAACGCCTACGTCAAGGAGCGCACGGGATCGGACTTCACCGCGAAGGACTTCCGCACGCTCCGTGGAACTGTCGCCGCGGCAGTGAGCCTGGCCCGCAGCGGCCCGCAACGAACCGAGGCTAAACGGAAGCGGGCCATCAGCGTGGCGATGCAGGAGGCCGCCGTCGTCCTGGGAAACACGCCCTCGATCGCACGCAAGAGCTACGTGGATCCAAGGCTCCTGGACCATTTCGCGGCCGGAGAGACCATCGATCCCAAGCGGCTGGATTCGGCAGAGGCGGAGCTCCGCGCACTGCTCTATCGCGAGGGGGACGTGGTTCCGTTGCGGAAAAGCGGCTGA
- a CDS encoding glycosyltransferase produces the protein MSTVLAYTSPAIGHLFPMVPLLLELKARGHDIHVRTIPQQLPALRSAGLRAESVDPRLLEIRHRDYLAKSIKDGLAASTETFTARARFDGPDLRRAIGEVSPDLLLVDINAWGARIVAEDIGLPWASFCPYTPPLTSRGTPPFGPGLDPMPGPLGRLRDALIRPLVTGAVEKLMMPGINRARAGISGGKLPPSRNVDEFFSTAPLLLVSSAEPFEYPHPDWGPGVRMIGALSWDPPLPPPDWLETVREPIILVTTSSEYQADEDLVRTALQGLANEPFTVVATLPAAVTGQEGDQRAAGPGDFGPLPANARLERFVPHGEVLERAAVAITHGGMGATQKALSKGVPVVVVPFGRDQHEVAARVVAAGAGVRLSRKKLTPEKLRAAVHEALTKKEGARRVAVGYAAAGGAAAGADALEELLRIPHPTDPSSSHDAGQI, from the coding sequence ATGTCCACCGTTCTCGCCTACACCTCGCCCGCCATCGGGCATCTCTTTCCCATGGTTCCCCTCTTGCTCGAATTGAAGGCGCGCGGACATGACATCCACGTGCGGACGATTCCCCAACAGCTCCCGGCGCTGCGCAGTGCCGGCCTCCGCGCCGAATCCGTCGACCCGCGGCTCCTGGAGATCAGGCACCGGGACTATCTGGCGAAATCGATCAAGGACGGGCTGGCCGCGAGCACAGAGACCTTCACGGCGCGTGCACGCTTCGACGGCCCTGACCTTCGGCGGGCCATCGGTGAGGTCAGCCCGGACCTCCTGCTCGTGGACATCAATGCGTGGGGCGCCCGTATCGTGGCTGAGGATATCGGGCTGCCGTGGGCAAGCTTCTGCCCCTACACCCCGCCACTCACGTCCAGGGGAACCCCGCCGTTCGGACCGGGGCTGGATCCGATGCCGGGCCCGCTGGGAAGGCTCCGGGACGCGCTCATCCGCCCCCTGGTGACTGGCGCCGTCGAAAAGCTGATGATGCCAGGGATAAACAGGGCCCGGGCCGGAATCTCCGGCGGCAAACTTCCGCCGTCCCGGAACGTGGATGAATTCTTCAGCACCGCCCCGCTCCTCCTCGTCAGCAGCGCCGAGCCGTTTGAATACCCGCACCCGGACTGGGGACCAGGCGTCCGGATGATCGGGGCGCTGTCATGGGACCCGCCGCTCCCTCCGCCGGATTGGCTTGAGACCGTCAGGGAGCCGATCATCCTGGTGACCACGTCGTCCGAGTACCAGGCCGACGAGGACTTGGTGCGTACAGCGCTCCAGGGCCTGGCCAACGAACCCTTCACCGTCGTCGCCACGCTGCCGGCAGCGGTGACCGGACAGGAAGGAGACCAGCGGGCCGCCGGACCGGGGGATTTTGGCCCCCTTCCCGCGAATGCGCGGCTGGAACGGTTCGTGCCCCACGGAGAGGTGCTGGAGCGCGCCGCTGTTGCCATTACCCACGGCGGTATGGGAGCCACCCAAAAGGCACTGTCCAAGGGAGTTCCTGTGGTGGTGGTTCCCTTCGGCCGGGACCAGCATGAGGTTGCGGCGCGGGTGGTGGCCGCAGGCGCGGGTGTGCGGCTCAGCCGGAAGAAGCTCACTCCGGAGAAGCTTCGTGCCGCAGTTCACGAAGCCCTGACAAAGAAGGAAGGAGCCCGGCGGGTTGCAGTTGGTTACGCGGCTGCCGGGGGTGCTGCGGCGGGCGCCGACGCCCTCGAGGAGCTTCTCCGGATTCCGCACCCGACGGACCCTTCTTCGTCTCACGATGCGGGACAAATATGA
- a CDS encoding amino acid permease, giving the protein MNLLRTKSIEQSIADADEPGRKLKRSLSTWDLMIMGVAVAVGAGIFSVGAKAAANFAGPAVTVSFAIAAVTCALAIMCYAEFATAIPVAGSAYVFTYATMGEVLAWIIGWNLILELFTAAAVIAKYWGIYLSKVFALMGADVPPALSLGGVDLYWGAFLIVAIFTVLLVLGTKLSARVGNIFTLIKIAVVLFVIVVGFTYVKFENYTPFVPAAEPTGTGGTGDVLKQSFFGFLTGAAPAQYGTLGIFAGAALVFFAFIGFDVVATSAEEVKNPQKTLPRGIFGGLAVVTVLYILVSLALTGMVSYTELASAKNPTLTTAFEAVGDTSAAKVIAFGSLVGLTTVIMVLLMGLSRVVLAMSRDGLLPRALSKTSEKRSTPARLQVICGAAVALVAGLTNVDLLEEMINIGTLSAFVMVSLGILVLRRKRPDLKPAFRVPFGKVLPAVSAVLCLYLMTNLAVETLIFFAIWLVIGIVIYFAYGQRHSRLNERFLEAKEAVNGPADAAVSPEAAKSAYDEDEFTHA; this is encoded by the coding sequence ATGAACCTCCTCCGGACCAAATCAATCGAGCAGTCAATCGCCGACGCCGATGAACCCGGACGCAAGCTCAAACGGTCGCTGAGCACCTGGGACCTGATGATTATGGGAGTTGCCGTCGCCGTCGGCGCCGGCATCTTCTCTGTCGGAGCCAAGGCAGCGGCCAACTTCGCCGGTCCCGCCGTCACCGTGTCCTTCGCGATCGCCGCCGTCACCTGTGCCCTGGCCATCATGTGCTACGCCGAGTTTGCCACCGCCATCCCCGTCGCGGGTTCGGCCTACGTGTTCACGTACGCCACCATGGGAGAGGTGCTGGCCTGGATCATCGGGTGGAACCTGATCCTCGAGCTATTCACCGCCGCTGCCGTGATCGCCAAATACTGGGGGATCTACCTCAGCAAGGTCTTCGCCCTGATGGGTGCCGACGTCCCGCCCGCCCTGTCCTTGGGCGGGGTGGACCTCTACTGGGGCGCGTTCCTGATCGTGGCAATCTTCACCGTGCTCCTGGTGCTGGGAACCAAGCTCTCCGCGCGCGTCGGCAACATCTTTACCCTCATCAAGATCGCCGTTGTCCTTTTCGTGATCGTGGTGGGCTTTACCTACGTGAAGTTCGAAAACTACACTCCCTTCGTCCCGGCGGCTGAACCGACCGGCACCGGCGGAACCGGAGATGTCCTCAAGCAGTCGTTCTTCGGCTTCCTGACCGGAGCGGCTCCGGCCCAGTACGGGACGCTCGGCATCTTTGCCGGCGCTGCGCTGGTCTTCTTCGCCTTTATCGGTTTCGACGTCGTGGCAACCTCCGCGGAGGAGGTCAAGAATCCGCAGAAGACACTGCCGCGAGGCATCTTCGGTGGCCTGGCCGTGGTGACGGTGCTGTACATCCTGGTGTCCCTCGCGCTGACCGGTATGGTGTCCTACACGGAGCTGGCCTCCGCCAAGAACCCGACGCTGACCACCGCCTTCGAGGCCGTCGGCGACACGTCAGCGGCCAAGGTCATAGCCTTCGGATCGCTGGTGGGCCTGACCACCGTGATCATGGTGCTCCTGATGGGCCTGTCGCGTGTGGTGCTGGCCATGAGCCGCGACGGCCTGCTGCCGCGCGCCCTGTCGAAGACCAGTGAAAAGCGTTCGACGCCGGCACGCCTCCAGGTGATTTGCGGTGCCGCCGTCGCACTCGTCGCGGGCCTGACCAACGTGGACCTGCTCGAAGAAATGATCAACATCGGCACTCTCTCGGCGTTTGTCATGGTGAGCCTGGGCATCCTGGTGCTGCGCAGGAAGCGCCCGGACCTCAAGCCTGCCTTCCGTGTGCCGTTCGGCAAGGTCCTGCCGGCGGTCTCCGCTGTGCTCTGCCTCTACCTGATGACCAACCTGGCTGTTGAAACCTTGATCTTCTTCGCCATCTGGCTGGTCATCGGCATTGTCATCTACTTCGCCTACGGCCAGCGCCACTCACGCCTCAACGAGCGCTTCCTTGAGGCCAAGGAAGCTGTCAACGGACCCGCGGACGCAGCCGTCTCCCCTGAAGCCGCAAAATCCGCCTACGACGAGGACGAATTCACCCACGCCTAG
- the gabT gene encoding 4-aminobutyrate--2-oxoglutarate transaminase, whose product MTTTANEITYRLEQKRRVQADFPGPKSVALGDRRRAVVAAGVASTVPVYVADADGGIIHDVDGNAFIDFGSGIAVTSVGASDPAVVGAVKEAVEHFTHTCFMVTPYESYVALAEQLNRLTPGDHEKRTVLFNSGAEAVENAVKVARLATGRDAVVAFDHAYHGRTNLTMALTAKAMPYKTNFGPFAPEVYRMPMSYPYREENSSITGAEAAKRAITMIEKQIGGDQVAAIIIEPIQGEGGFIVPAEGFLPALADWAKENGVVFIADEVQSGFCRTGEWFAVNHEGVVPDIITMAKGIAGGMPLSAITGRADLLDAVHPGGLGGTYGGNPVACSAALAAIGSMEEYDLIGRARHIEEIAIARLTELQSQLSSGVIGDVRGRGAMLAIELVKPGTTEPNPELTKAVAAACLKEGVIILTCGTYGNVIRLLPPLVITDDLLNDGLDVLAAAIKANA is encoded by the coding sequence ATGACCACCACCGCAAACGAAATCACTTACCGCCTGGAGCAGAAGCGCCGCGTCCAGGCTGACTTCCCGGGTCCCAAGTCCGTAGCCCTGGGCGACCGCCGGCGGGCCGTCGTCGCCGCCGGTGTCGCCTCCACCGTGCCCGTCTATGTTGCGGACGCCGACGGCGGCATCATCCACGACGTCGACGGCAACGCCTTCATTGACTTCGGCTCGGGCATCGCGGTGACCAGCGTCGGCGCGTCCGATCCCGCCGTCGTCGGCGCCGTGAAGGAAGCTGTAGAGCACTTCACCCACACCTGTTTCATGGTGACGCCCTACGAAAGCTATGTGGCGCTGGCAGAGCAGCTCAACCGCCTCACCCCGGGCGACCACGAGAAGCGCACCGTGCTCTTCAACTCCGGCGCCGAGGCTGTGGAGAACGCCGTCAAGGTGGCGCGCCTGGCAACCGGCCGCGACGCCGTCGTCGCCTTCGACCACGCCTACCACGGCCGCACCAACCTGACCATGGCGCTCACCGCCAAGGCCATGCCGTACAAAACCAACTTCGGCCCCTTTGCGCCCGAGGTCTATCGCATGCCCATGAGCTACCCCTACCGCGAGGAAAACTCCTCCATCACGGGCGCCGAGGCGGCCAAGCGGGCCATCACCATGATCGAAAAGCAGATCGGCGGCGACCAGGTCGCTGCGATCATCATCGAGCCCATCCAGGGCGAGGGCGGCTTCATCGTTCCGGCCGAGGGCTTCCTGCCGGCGCTGGCTGACTGGGCCAAGGAAAACGGCGTCGTCTTCATCGCCGACGAGGTTCAGTCCGGCTTCTGCCGCACCGGCGAATGGTTCGCGGTGAACCACGAAGGCGTTGTCCCCGACATCATCACCATGGCCAAGGGCATCGCCGGCGGCATGCCGCTGTCCGCCATCACCGGCCGCGCCGACCTGCTCGACGCCGTCCACCCCGGCGGCCTGGGCGGCACCTACGGAGGAAACCCCGTAGCGTGCTCCGCAGCTCTCGCCGCCATCGGTTCCATGGAGGAATACGACCTCATCGGCCGTGCCCGGCACATCGAGGAAATTGCTATCGCCCGGCTGACCGAGCTGCAGAGCCAGCTCTCCTCCGGTGTGATCGGTGACGTCCGCGGCCGGGGCGCCATGCTGGCCATCGAGCTGGTGAAGCCGGGAACCACGGAGCCCAATCCCGAACTCACCAAGGCCGTGGCTGCCGCCTGCCTGAAGGAGGGTGTCATCATCCTCACCTGTGGCACCTACGGCAACGTCATCCGCCTCCTGCCGCCGCTAGTCATCACCGACGACCTGCTGAACGACGGCCTGGACGTCCTGGCCGCGGCGATCAAGGCCAACGCCTAG